A section of the Cyanobacterium stanieri LEGE 03274 genome encodes:
- a CDS encoding DUF3326 domain-containing protein: MLYKKPYCAVLIVPTGVGASIGGYAGDALPVARAMGEVCDRLITHPNVMNGASLYWAKENIDYVEGYALDKFAGGEWGLKSVHQNKIGVIFDQNIEPELYYRHLQAMDGLRATVGVNVRDYIVTDAPLNVQLRIADSGASWGTIGNPDSLLRAGQKLVAQGISAIAVVARFPDDSDSQALNDYRHGSGVDALAGAEAVISHLLVREFQIPCAHAPALSPLPLDTNISPRAAAEELGYTFLPCVLVGLNKAPQFTQDRNSHSLWADDIDALIIPHHACGGSATLSFAHSHTKIIVVEDNETIIKVPPEPLAIKPIRVKSYLEAIGVMVAHKAGIHFQGLTSDTAHNWCYIESL, translated from the coding sequence ATGCTCTACAAGAAACCTTATTGTGCTGTGTTAATTGTACCCACGGGGGTGGGTGCTTCCATTGGTGGTTATGCGGGGGATGCTTTACCTGTGGCGAGGGCTATGGGAGAAGTGTGCGATCGCCTCATCACCCATCCTAATGTGATGAATGGAGCAAGTTTATATTGGGCAAAGGAAAATATTGATTATGTGGAAGGTTATGCCCTTGATAAGTTTGCTGGGGGGGAATGGGGTTTAAAATCGGTGCATCAAAATAAAATTGGTGTAATTTTTGATCAAAATATCGAACCGGAGTTATATTATCGTCATCTCCAAGCCATGGATGGCTTACGGGCAACGGTGGGGGTTAATGTCAGAGATTATATCGTCACCGATGCCCCCCTGAATGTGCAGTTAAGAATCGCTGATAGTGGAGCTAGTTGGGGTACTATTGGTAATCCTGATAGTTTATTGAGGGCAGGACAAAAATTAGTGGCACAGGGCATAAGTGCGATCGCCGTGGTAGCCAGATTTCCTGATGATAGTGATTCCCAAGCCCTCAACGATTATCGTCATGGTAGCGGTGTAGATGCGCTCGCTGGGGCTGAAGCTGTTATTTCCCATTTGTTGGTGAGGGAATTTCAAATCCCTTGCGCCCATGCCCCCGCCCTTTCTCCTTTACCTTTAGATACCAATATTTCACCACGGGCTGCCGCCGAAGAATTGGGATATACTTTTTTACCCTGTGTTTTAGTGGGTTTAAACAAAGCACCCCAATTTACTCAAGATAGAAATAGCCACAGTTTATGGGCCGATGACATAGATGCTTTAATAATTCCCCACCATGCCTGTGGGGGTAGTGCTACCCTAAGTTTTGCCCATTCCCATACCAAAATCATCGTCGTCGAAGATAACGAAACCATCATAAAAGTACCGCCCGAACCCCTTGCTATCAAACCTATTCGGGTTAAATCATACCTGGAGGCGATCGGTGTTATGGTTGCCCACAAAGCAGGAATTCACTTTCAAGGATTAACCTCCGATACCGCTCATAATTGGTGTTATATCGAGTCCCTTTGA
- a CDS encoding 4a-hydroxytetrahydrobiopterin dehydratase: MLLNQQQIQQKLENFQDWNVEGKNLVKTFQFDDFLKAIDFVNQLVAPAESAGHHPDISISYNKVTINLTSHDQGGITEKDFDLAQKINQIFT; the protein is encoded by the coding sequence ATGTTATTGAACCAACAACAAATCCAACAAAAACTAGAGAATTTCCAAGATTGGAACGTAGAAGGAAAAAACTTAGTCAAAACTTTCCAATTTGATGACTTTCTAAAGGCGATCGACTTTGTCAACCAATTAGTAGCCCCCGCAGAATCCGCAGGACACCATCCAGATATATCAATATCCTATAACAAAGTCACCATAAACCTTACCAGCCATGACCAAGGGGGTATCACAGAGAAAGACTTTGACCTAGCCCAAAAAATCAACCAAATATTCACCTAA
- a CDS encoding cation:proton antiporter gives MSWFYPIFATETETAEPSLVLAGVLLSLVIIYFASKVGGEICSRINLPAVLGELVGGVVIGISALKFLVFPEGGMEATDSLIIQFLQSTANLTPGGTELVFESMSEVISVLAELGVIILLFEIGLESDLKELIRVGPSAAIVAVVGVVAPFVMGTAGLVFLFGLPVIPSVFAGAALTATSIGITAKVLAELGKLSSTEGQIIIGAAVLDDILGIIVLAVVGSLVKTGEVQVSQIIILIVSAGAFLIGTILIGRLISPFLVSLVNQMKTRGQVLVTGIIFAFVLAYVANIIQLEGILGAFAAGLVLAETEKRKELEEQIIPVADLFVPIFFVCVGARTDLGVLNPAIPSNREGLIIASFLIIVAIVGKVITGFTVWGKPEINKLAIGVGMVPRGEVGLVFAGVGSASGALSPATEAAIIVMVIATTFVAPPLLKAVFKDEPEKVIESEAN, from the coding sequence ATGTCTTGGTTTTATCCTATTTTTGCAACAGAAACAGAAACCGCAGAACCATCCTTGGTTTTAGCAGGAGTTTTACTAAGTTTAGTCATCATCTATTTTGCTAGTAAAGTAGGTGGCGAAATTTGTTCGAGAATAAATCTTCCCGCCGTACTAGGAGAATTAGTGGGAGGGGTTGTCATTGGGATTTCCGCCCTCAAATTTCTCGTCTTTCCCGAAGGAGGCATGGAAGCCACCGATTCTCTGATTATTCAATTTCTTCAATCCACCGCTAATTTAACCCCCGGGGGAACAGAATTAGTATTTGAGAGCATGAGTGAAGTTATCTCTGTTTTAGCAGAACTAGGGGTAATCATTCTCTTATTTGAAATCGGCTTGGAATCAGATTTAAAAGAATTAATTAGAGTAGGCCCTTCGGCCGCCATTGTTGCTGTGGTGGGGGTAGTTGCTCCCTTTGTGATGGGAACGGCTGGTTTAGTGTTTCTTTTTGGTTTACCCGTAATTCCTTCAGTATTTGCAGGGGCTGCCCTGACTGCCACGAGTATTGGGATTACAGCGAAGGTATTAGCCGAGTTGGGTAAATTAAGTTCCACCGAAGGACAAATTATCATTGGTGCGGCAGTGTTAGATGATATTTTGGGCATTATCGTTTTAGCGGTGGTGGGTAGTCTGGTTAAAACTGGGGAAGTTCAAGTTAGTCAAATTATTATCCTTATTGTTAGTGCTGGTGCTTTTCTTATCGGCACTATTTTAATTGGTAGATTAATTTCTCCTTTCCTAGTGAGTTTGGTTAATCAAATGAAAACTAGAGGACAGGTTTTAGTTACGGGGATAATTTTCGCCTTTGTCTTGGCCTATGTGGCAAATATCATTCAATTAGAAGGAATTTTAGGCGCTTTTGCTGCGGGGTTAGTATTGGCTGAGACAGAAAAGAGAAAGGAATTAGAGGAACAAATTATTCCCGTGGCGGATTTGTTTGTACCAATTTTCTTTGTGTGTGTGGGTGCAAGAACTGATTTGGGGGTTTTAAATCCTGCTATTCCTAGTAATCGTGAGGGTTTAATTATCGCTTCATTTTTGATCATTGTTGCCATTGTCGGTAAGGTGATTACTGGTTTTACGGTGTGGGGTAAACCGGAGATTAATAAACTTGCTATTGGGGTAGGTATGGTACCTAGGGGAGAAGTGGGTTTAGTGTTTGCGGGGGTAGGTTCTGCTAGTGGTGCTTTGTCTCCTGCCACTGAGGCGGCTATTATTGTGATGGTAATTGCTACTACTTTTGTTGCTCCTCCTCTACTCAAGGCGGTATTTAAGGATGAACCTGAAAAGGTTATAGAATCAGAAGCGAATTAA
- a CDS encoding PRC-barrel domain-containing protein codes for MASEQSRLRNEFLNTQVITRSTGKRLGVIKEVLVDVDRREVVAFGLRDNMLALSGIPKYMYIDSVSQTGDVVLVESEDAIEDIDIELYSPLINCEVVTETGEPLGKVRDFQFNQETGEVDSLTIATLGYPQIPDQLISTYELSVDEIVSSGPNRIIVFEGAEERITQITVGVLERLGIGRPPWEKDDDDMYYAPTTPPENQLPTGMPVRPVAPPIKSQPPVREDNWEDDKWEEVAPVNPPVRRQRSAPLYEEEFEGDNWGEDRLERPSPSRYEPSTSQVDSYNAELMEEDVWDDEDDYRPQKVNIPQKQKMPEYEEEY; via the coding sequence ATGGCAAGTGAACAAAGTCGTTTACGCAATGAGTTTTTAAATACTCAGGTAATTACTCGAAGCACGGGTAAAAGACTAGGAGTAATCAAGGAAGTTTTAGTAGATGTTGATCGCCGTGAGGTGGTTGCTTTTGGTTTGCGGGATAATATGTTGGCATTATCTGGCATTCCTAAGTATATGTATATTGATAGTGTCTCTCAAACGGGAGATGTGGTGTTGGTAGAGAGTGAAGATGCGATCGAAGATATTGATATAGAACTTTATAGTCCTCTAATTAACTGTGAGGTAGTAACGGAAACTGGTGAACCGTTAGGAAAAGTGCGAGATTTTCAGTTTAACCAAGAAACGGGGGAGGTTGACTCTTTAACTATAGCTACTTTAGGTTATCCCCAAATTCCTGATCAATTAATTAGCACCTATGAATTATCCGTTGATGAAATAGTTAGTAGTGGGCCTAATCGTATTATTGTTTTTGAAGGGGCGGAAGAACGTATTACACAAATTACCGTAGGAGTTTTAGAACGTTTGGGTATTGGTCGTCCTCCTTGGGAAAAGGATGATGATGATATGTATTATGCCCCTACTACTCCCCCAGAAAATCAGTTACCAACGGGAATGCCTGTGCGGCCTGTAGCTCCTCCCATTAAAAGTCAACCTCCTGTACGCGAAGATAATTGGGAAGATGATAAGTGGGAAGAAGTTGCCCCTGTAAATCCTCCCGTGCGTCGTCAACGTTCTGCCCCTTTATATGAGGAGGAGTTTGAAGGGGATAATTGGGGAGAAGATAGATTAGAAAGACCTTCCCCTAGTCGTTATGAACCTTCTACGAGTCAGGTGGATAGTTATAATGCTGAGTTGATGGAGGAGGATGTTTGGGATGATGAGGATGATTATCGTCCCCAAAAGGTTAATATTCCTCAAAAACAGAAGATGCCTGAATATGAGGAGGAGTATTAA